From the genome of Platichthys flesus chromosome 10, fPlaFle2.1, whole genome shotgun sequence:
GACTTTTCTCTCATCAAGCTGCTGTTACTGCAAATTCATATTAATGAAGTAATGATTATGTGTGTTTggttaagagtgtgtgtgtgtgtgtgtgtgtgtgtgtgtggttgtgtgtgtgtggttaacCGGCACCTGTAACAGGAAAACACGTTGAAAACATacgttcatgtttatttatttatttacgaAACACTCTTACAGATACATTACTGAGCATCGTTAACAAGTTACTTCTTCAAAATCCAGAAAATATCATTTGATAATTGTTATTGGTTCTGATATCTCTCACGGCAATAAGATCCATAGAATCACATCCTGTTTgtcttcagagtaaaagcacaatgttccTTTTGTAGTTGCTTACTTTGAGGAAGTGACAGTTCAGTCAAACTGAAAAGTATAATTTCTCAGGATATAAATTCATGAAACTTCGTGGATACTTTACTGTGAAAGTGGACTGAGTTGTCCAGGAGGTTGTTGGTTAAATCCCAAGCTCCTCCCACCTGATGGCTGAAGTGTCCACGGGCAAAACAGTTGAGTTACTGGTCTGGAACATAGACAGAATTCTCCTTCACGTCTTCCTATCAGGGTCAAAGAACAGAGAGATCAATAAGAGGGTTCTCTATTGAGGTtggttgtgttgatgtgatctCAACACTAGAGGTCAGTGTGTCCCCACACTGGGGATTGTTATTTCTGGTTTTACTGTCGGAGTTTGTTTAAATTTATTATTGAGTATTCCTACTTTACTGTCTTGGTATTTTTACCTCAGTGAATGATCCGAATTCTTCTTCCACAATTggtaaagtttattttattgcttATACTTTACAACATGTTTTACAAGTACTTGTAACAGAGTATTTCTACTGTGCAGTATTAGTACTTTCGTTTCCTCTTCGTCTTCCAGTCcaacagggggcgctgctggcTCGCAGTCGCTGTTTCCTGCCGCTGACTGTCTTTGTCCCCTCAGAGACTCCGAGAGGAGGAACATGTCCTccgtgcagctgctgcgggtGTTGGTACCATTGGTACACGAGCGGATCAACGCTGCCGCTGaagacttcctgctgcaggtggaggaaggaggaggaaaggctcGAGTCCCGGAGCTGAGAGCGATGCTCACCGAGCGGCTCGCGGCTGCGGGGGAGCAGATCCTCGCGGGGCTGGAGGAAACCTTGTTAGAGTCCGAGGAGCGAGTGGAGCGGACAGAGCGGTCCCAGCGGGAGGTCtgccgccagaggaggctgctcgatgcCGCGATGCAGCCCGTAgtccggctgcacagagcaggtcagtcccGGGAGCATGGGGGGGTCCACAACTGTCCATGAGAACATGGACAGTTGTGGAGGGCCGCACCAACAGGCTGAACTCAATTCTACTCATATTCATTTGATAAGCTTCTACTGGTCAGAGTAAATGTTATGATTACGTCATTACATTAAGCGTGCTGCTTCACatcgtcacttcctgtttaccagTCGCTGGTCGTGGTCGCTCTGTGAACTAGCTCCTCTGCTAacagctgtttctctgcatCACTACGGCTacaatcaccggtctgtagttaaacagcCACACAGACCAGCCCCTACTCTCTGGTGCTCCGTGACTCTGTGTTCTGTGTGAGCTCAGCCTCGTAGTCCAACAGGCGGAGacagcagcgatgtcttctctctctctctctctcctgctccgaGTGTCTCATGTTCACTGACTCCTCCGCCTCCATTAACAGTAGTGCTACATGTAATAAATGCAGTGTGTTGGTAGCGATGGAAGCGAGAGGATCCGCAGCTTAGAAGCttcgttagctgtagttagcttAGCCGCCGTGAAGCCACTTAGCTTAGCACGTATCTTAGCCTCAGCTATTAGTCCCTAGACCGGTcacgtgcagccgggagcccagggcggTGGGTGAAGGTCCGGAGGGGGCACAGTGCTACCCTTAAAGAGCCCACatttaaagagccaccagctcacggtTCAAACAGATTGTCCAGGGACCACAGTCAGCTGCATCTAGGGTTGCCAACCGTCCCCTGAAAAACGGATTCGTCCTGTATTCAGAAACAATAGCACCCGTCCCGTATTGAGCTGAAAAGGGACCCACTCTTAGCCCTTATTACTGTGAGATTTAAAAATTGGTCAGTAAAATGtcaatggaaaatgaataacaggGTGCTTTATATGACAATTTACCGTAAACTTGTTCCCAGGCAATGTCCTGCTCTGGGATCCAATGGTCGAGGAGGTACTGTTGCtcgcttttcttttctcttttttagaaCTGTCAGGAGGCCTCAGCCGAGAAAGGACACAAGAGATGGTTATGGAATCGGGACATCACATTcgtttattttccttcacactTTTCTCTATCGATAGAACCCCTTTCAAAAAAAGAGTCCCAACCACCAACCTGCTTATGACAGGAACTACACAATATAAGACCTCCTGACAGTATAAGAGAACTAACCGCTCGGCTATATTAGTCTTTTGTAGTTCACTGTTATTTATACAGAAGGAGAGTCTGACCATTTTTTGTCGGTgctacagtgccttgcataagtattcaccccccttggactttttcccattatgtactgttactaactggaattcaagtAGACGTAAATAAACgttttcccgtttgatcaacaaaacatgcatagtactttggaggtgcaaaataaattttattgtgacacaaacaataatgagaacaaaaaagttgacatctgttgggtgcataagtattcacccccctgtgtcaatacttggtagaaccccctttcgctgcaattacagctgcaagtcttttggggtacgtctctaccagctttgcacatctagagatggaaaggtttgtccattcttcttggcaaaaaagatgaagctcagtcagattggatggagactgtctgtgaaccgcaatcttcaagtcttgccatagattctctattggattgaggtctgggctttgactgggccattttaagacattaacattctttaatccaaaccattcctttgtagctctggctgtatgtttagggtcattgtcctgctggaagatgaacctccgccccagtctcgagtcttttgcagactgcatcagattttcttcaaggatttccctgtatttggctccatccatctttccctcagttctgaccagtttccctgtacctgctgaagagaagcatccccacagcatgatgctaccaccaccatgtttcactgttgggatggtgtgctcagggtgatgagcagtgttgggttttcgccacacaaagcgttttgcattgaggccaaaaagttcaattttggtctcatctgaccagagcaccttcttccacatgtttgctgtgtctcccacatggcttctggcaaactccaaacgggattttttatggatccctttctacaatggctttcttcttgccactcttccataaaggccagatttgtggagtagacgactaatagttgtcctgtggacagattctcccacctcagctctaaactcttcagtttgggtggacggcctcctcttggtaggtttgcggttgtgccatattctttccattttcttctgatggattttatggtgctcagagagatgttcaaagctctggatatttttgtataacctaaccctgcttcatatttctccacaactttatccctgataAAGTTGATCGAAGATTGATGTGTAGTTCCTGTTATAAGCAGGTTGGTGTTTAGGACCCTTGCTTTGAAAGGGGTACGATGGAGATAagtgtgaaggaaaataaacgAGTGTGTTGTCCCGATTCCATAACCATCTCTCATGTCCTTTCTCGGCTGAGGCCTCCTGACAGTATAAGAGAACTAACTGCTCGGCTATGTTAGTCTTTTGTAGTTCATTGTTATTTATACAGAAGGAGAGTCTGACCATTTTAATCGGTGCTATGTCTATGGACGCAATAcgtcactttcaaaataaaatcatggggaaaaaaattgagTGTAAAACATGGTCTTTATCTTGTGAAAAACAGGAgataaaaaaagtttgaaaaacaggatttgtatcttttttttcaagtgaaatCAATACGCTTCCGaaggtttctgtttaagaaagatAGTCTAATCACCCCAtttgctgttttgtttcttctttttttcctgttcaATGAGAGAAATCTAGTCTGTTTTGGGCTTGAACAAGTGCACTGAAGTCAGGTTGAATATCTGAGGTGGATATGCGAAGGacagctgacaggtgatcatcagtgagagaggatctgtatctggatttgttaaacttcatcacagaaaacATGTGTTCACATATGTAAGTCGATCCAAAGAGAACCAACATCTTCTGAGCATGCCTCTTCATGTATTCAAAGTTCTCCTCTTTGAGAGAAGAATACAGCTCCAGCAGTGATACTGACTTAAAGTGCCCTGCCAGTAGTTTATTAGACTGCAGGTCAATGAGTTCGAGCTGAACATCACTAGGTGCATTATCCACACTGCACTGAACTGTTTTGAAGTCTTGAAATCCTCTTGAAAACTCACCATGCAGTGCCCCTAACATGGATGAGTACCTGAGGAGGTGATCAACTGATGGTGGGGCTTCTTTCAGTGTTGGCATGTGGTTGAGAATGTTACCCTTCAACTGGCTTGAAAGAAAATGCAACTTTCTCATGAAAGCCTTCACCAGGCTCTACATCTCATGTGCAAATAGGCCCATGCCTTGCAGTTTGGTATTTAACTCATTATTAATGCAGTGACATCAACAGCAAATGCAAGATCTGCCATCCAGTCTGCATCTGAGAGTTCTTGGATGtccttccctttcttttcacaaaacTCGAATCTCTGCTCTCAGGTCCCATGCTCGTTTAAGCACTTTGCTCAGACTGATCCATCCGACAGCTGCGTGGCATCCTATGTCCCCATGTTCAGTCTCATGCTCCTCAAAaagtgcaacaaactgtctgtgATTCAATGCTCTTGCCCTGATAAATTTAGTTCCAACATCAGTAACATGATATGTATAATACAATGCAAAaaaagcaatttaatatatggGTTAATATCCCTCAGTTATCTGGCATCTGCTTCAAAAGTCCGAAATGTTTCCCTGTCAGATTTGGACAATCATCGGTTGTAACACCTGCCAGTTGGTCCCATTTGAGTCCCAGCTTGTCCAAGACAGCAGTTAACTCCGTGAACAAATCACTCCCAGTCGTCGTCACTTTTATTGACTGCATTGCTGCCAGCTCCTCCGTAATCTCAAAGTCTTCCGTCATCCCACCTACAAAGATGTGTAACTGGGCTGTGTGGTGGACATCACAGCTCTCATCCAGAGCcaaggagaaaaagtcaaaatctACCACTTTCTTTTGCAGCTGAAGCTCGAGATATCCTGCGATGTCCTCGATCCTTCTCGTTAGGGTTCGTCTGGAGAGGGACACTGTTGTGTCAGACCCCAATTCATTTCAAGAGCACATACAAAGCACTCTACACTCCAAACCTGCAGAGGGCGACCACACAAGAGATGGTGGTGGAACCCAAGCCCAACAGGAACTCTTAAAGGGGACCATATTTGCCTGCGCACCCACTGGGAATGCATGGCACAAAATGTTTGGATGCAGTCAGCTAGTCTTAGCACTTGCTCCTGGGAAGAAGGAATGACAACAGCTCCTGATCAATCTGAAAGACGCAACTGGTAGGAAAGAACAACTTTGATGTGGATGGTGCAGTAAGATCCTGCTTCTCCACgactgtttttaattattattattaatatacatttatttatacatatgattattattattaaattacagTTATAAGTTGAATAACCTTAGCATGCTAATTTTGTTGAAAACTTTAGATGGGGTTAATTAATTATGATGATACTTTATGTAACTCAGAGTCGAGGTTAATTGGAATTGTTTGTTAATTCTGAACTTGATTAAGAACTAAGGACCTGGGGTCATTTTGAGAGGAAAATGCTACtggtttattaatttatttgagaCTAATGcatgtctttttctgttttcaaaggTTATCAACCTATTCATTCTATTCGATTCCTTGATTTACTCATGTCCACTGAAAGAATCAaacatcaagaaaataaaaaatggaagaataagaagaattgAGTTGTCCTTTGCACCCTTCTATGGTTGATCAAGCAGTTTTTTCAAGTTTGGGCAGAGATGTGGTcacgaaaacacacagacacgttcTCAAATGCCTCTTTCTTCTCAGGGCATATTAGTTTAGCAGAGTCCACCAAACACTCCTTGATAAACTCCCCATCAGAGAATGGCTTACCCCTTTAGGCGATTTTGTGGGATATCACAAAGGTGGTCTTGACAGCTCCATCCCTGGATGTGGAGAGCTTGGTCAAAAAAACATTGTTGCTTCTGCAGCTTAGCTAGCAAAGTTTCCGATGTCCGTGCACGTTCTTCATTGGTCAAGTGTCTGTAGGTCTCTCCATCTTTGTCTCGTAATTGCGATTCAAATTGTAATCCTTACGAACAGCGATCTTTTCTCCACAAACTAAGCACACAGCTTTCCCTTGACTTCAGTAAATAAATTCTTAGCAGTCCATGTCTCGTTAAAAACTCtacattctgtttttttatcgtGGGCTGACATGTTTTCGGACTAATGGCTAACTTACATCTCTCCTAAACTCTGTTCGCCAACACATCGTGCGATCACGTGCATTCAGCATgtacgtcaggtaaaaatgatatgtatatatatatatatatatgtgtgtctggCCCAAACTGCTCCTGCCCCCAACCTTCTGCTTTATTGTTTAGAGAACAGTTCCATAAatatcttcacagacacacacagagaaaatacaaatttaaaatccCAACAGTCGTAACACCAACTGTAAACGACCTCAACATCTCTGCCTCTTGAATGCGATCATTCAAAAATCACAACAGTCGACATTAAACAACAACACgatttttttcaaaacacttcaggaaactctgaaatgataaatgtgtgcatttgtgtttcagtgtgtcatGCAGACGTCCAGCTACTGATGGTGAttaaagaagaggttccccctgagcagcagcagtggagcccccctgtggaccaggaggacccagagcccccccacattaaagaagagcaggaggaaccgtggaccactcaggatggacagcagcttATAGGACTAgaggaggctgatatcaagttcacattgactcctgtcgctgtgaagagtgaagaagatgaggagaaacTTAAATCATCAAAGCTTCATCCGAGTGGGAGGAAAGGGAACAGGgcggactgtggaggaccagaaccagccaggaactcaggtcctgatggacgttTACAACCAGGTCTTGAGGACAAGGCTGAAGACTCTTTTGAGACTGAAGTCAGTgaggatgattggatggagaccagggaacctcagactggtttaaatacaagaaataacacaaagccTTTAAGTGATATGGGatgtaagacagaaaaaaaaacatttagttgctctgagtgtggtaaaagatttaaccatAGGGGCAGTCTAAATGCACATATGAGggttcatacaggagagaaaccgtttagttgctctgagtgtggtaaacgaTTTCACCAGAGAGGTGATCTAAATAGACATgagaggattcatacaggagagaaaccgtttagttgctctgagtgcaGTAGGAGATTTAACCTAAGGggcaatctaaatacacatatgaggagtcatacaggagagaaaccgtttggTTGCTCTGattgtggtaaaagatttagtgAAAGGGGCCATCTAAATAcgcatatgaggattcatacaggagagaaaccgtatAGTTGCTCTGAGTGCAGTAGAAGATTTAATAGAAGGGGCAGTCTAAATAGACATaagaggagtcatacaggagagaaaccgtttagttgctctgagtgtggtaaaagatttcgCCAAATGGGCCATTTAAATGCACATATAAGgactcatacaggagagaaaccatttagttgctctgaatGTGGTAAAATATTTAGCCATAGTTgccatctaaatacacataagaggagtcatacaggagagaaaccgtttagttgatctgagtgtggtaaaagatttaagaTGCAGTCCTACTGTACAAGACATGAGGATTCATAAAGGAGAGGAGTGATTCAGTTTCAACCTTTGCAATAAAAGGTTAATTAGGATTTATCAGCACATATTCATTTTATACATATTCATAGTTCACTGTTTTAAATAGAATATTAACAGTTTTTATGCCCGTAGAAAATATAATTCATTGACTAACACAAAagatttttgtttatatatctttttatttctactGATTACTACATAATTTATCTATTTTCATGgtgcttcatttgctctacttcgccatcaagtggacattTAATGTAATGAAGATCGGTATATCAGGGTTCTCGTCGGGGCTCTCgggggcaccgttgagccattttgccacgcccctagaaaattcctccagaatgcGTACATTTtaaccactttctaattttctgattatttggtaagaatttgagcatgttaaagccctcaaaaagccaattcatttaactgaaaaataatcataataataattcttacaatttcaaaagggcctcactgtctgtcagtgctcaggccctaattaaaatgaaaccatggctttggtgtgtgaagctttg
Proteins encoded in this window:
- the LOC133961785 gene encoding zinc finger and SCAN domain-containing protein 2-like, which gives rise to MSSVQLLRVLVPLVHERINAAAEDFLLQVEEGGGKARVPELRAMLTERLAAAGEQILAGLEETLLESEERVERTERSQREVCRQRRLLDAAMQPVVRLHRAVCHADVQLLMVIKEEVPPEQQQWSPPVDQEDPEPPHIKEEQEEPWTTQDGQQLIGLEEADIKFTLTPVAVKSEEDEEKLKSSKLHPSGRKGNRADCGGPEPARNSGPDGRLQPGLEDKAEDSFETEVSEDDWMETREPQTGLNTRNNTKPLSDMGCKTEKKTFSCSECGKRFNHRGSLNAHMRVHTGEKPFSCSECGKRFHQRGDLNRHERIHTGEKPFSCSECSRRFNLRGNLNTHMRSHTGEKPFGCSDCGKRFSERGHLNTHMRIHTGEKPYSCSECSRRFNRRGSLNRHKRSHTGEKPFSCSECGKRFRQMGHLNAHIRTHTGEKPFSCSECGKIFSHSCHLNTHKRSHTGEKPFS